The proteins below come from a single Yamadazyma tenuis chromosome 5, complete sequence genomic window:
- the HXT5 gene encoding hexose transporter hxt5 (COG:P; EggNog:ENOG503NU51) — translation MSDSSPVPSGTQTPVDNTSVVEHKFEKEEQLQEERPTLEDQDKSFKDYLSISFFCLLVAFGGFVFGFDTGTISGFVNMTDFKQRFGQLSGSGEYYLSNVRTGLIVSIFNVGCAIGGIFLSKSADMYGRRIGLMFAMAIYVVGIIIQISSTTKWYQYFIGRLVTGLAVGTVSVVSPMMISETSPKKVRGTLVCCFQLFITLGIFLGYCTNYGTKTYTDSRQWRIPLGLCFAWAIFMVVGMVSMPESPRYLVEKDRIEDAMKSISRANKVSVDDPAVHAEIELIQAGVNREKLAGNASWKELITGQPKIFQRVIMGVMLQSLQQLTGNNYFFYYGTTIFKSVGLTDSFQTSIVLGVVNFASTFVGIYAIERFGRRTCLLVGSVSMFICFIIYAVLGSVHLYIGGYGGETRTSTGNAMIFITCLFIFFFASTWAGGVYCIVSESYPLRIRSKGMAVATAANWMWGFLISFFTPFITAKIHFYYGFVFSGCLLFSFFYVYFFVSETKGLTLEEVDELYRQNIAPWKSGSWVPPTNAEKMAYASGFERSEHDTEA, via the coding sequence ATGTCTGACTCAAGTCCAGTTCCAAGTGGAACTCAAACTCCTGTCGACAACACATCAGTTGTCGAACATAAATTCGAAAAGGAAGAACAGTTGCAAGAAGAAAGACCAACTTTAGAAGACCAAGACAAGTCTTTTAAGGATTACCTttcgatttctttcttctgcttATTGGTTGCTTTCGGTGGTTTTGTTTTCGGTTTCGATACCGGTACCATTTCTGGTTTCGTGAATATGACCGATTTCAAGCAAAGATTCGGTCAGTTGAGTGGTTCAGGTGAATACTACTTGTCAAACGTCAGAACCGGGTTGATTGTTTCTATTTTCAACGTCGGTTGCGCTATCGGAGGTATTTTCCTCTCCAAATCTGCTGACATGtatggaagaagaatcgGTTTAATGTTTGCTATGGCCATTTACGTGGTTGGTATTATTATTCAAATCTCATCTACTACAAAATGGTACCAATACTTCATCGGAAGATTGGTCACTGGTTTGGCCGTCGGTACTGTTTCTGTGGTATCCCCTATGATGATTTCGGAAACTTCCCCAAAGAAGGTCAGAGGTACTTTGGTGTGCTGTTTCCAATTGTTTATCACCTTGGGTATCTTCTTAGGTTACTGTACCAACTACGGTACTAAGACTTATACCGACTCTAGGCAATGGAGAATCCCATTGGGATTGTGTTTTGCCTGGGCCATCTTCATGGTTGTCGGTATGGTTTCTATGCCTGAATCTCCAAGATACTTGGTTGAAAAGGACAGAATAGAAGATGCCATGAAATCTATTTCTAGAGCCAACAAGGTTTCTGTGGACGATCCAGCGGTGCACGCCGAAATCGAGTTGATTCAAGCCGGTGTCAACAGAGAAAAGTTGGCTGGTAACGCTTCGTGGAAGGAATTGATCACTGGTCAACCAAAGATCTTTCAAAGAGTCATAATGGGTGTTATGTTACAATCCTTACAACAATTGACCGGTAACAACTACTTTTTCTACTATGGTaccaccattttcaaatCGGTTGGGTTGACGGATTCTTTCCAAACCTCTATCGTTTTGGGTGTGGTCAACTTTGCTTCCACCTTTGTTGGTATTTACGCCATTGAAAGATTCGGTAGAAGAACCTGTTTGTTGGTTGGTTCCGTGAGTATGTTCATCTGTTTCATCATCTATGCGGTGTTAGGTTCTGTTCATTTGTACATCGGTGGATATGGGGGTGAGACCAGAACTTCCACTGGTAACGCTATGATTTTCATTACTTGtttgttcatcttcttctttgcaTCCACCTGGGCCGGTGGTGTCTACTGTATTGTTTCTGAAAGTTACCCATTAAGAATCAGATCTAAGGGTATGGCTGTTGCTACTGCTGCCAACTGGATGTGgggtttcttgatttcattcTTCACTCCTTTTATCACCGCAAAGATCCACTTCTACTACGGTTTTGTGTTTAGCGGCTGTCTTTTGTTCTCCTTCTTTTACGTGTACTTCTTTGTCAGTGAAACTAAGGGTTTAACAttggaagaagttgacGAATTGTACAGACAAAACATCGCCCCATGGAAGTCTGGTTCCTGGGTTCCTCCCACCAACGCCGAAAAAATGGCATATGCCAGCGGATTCGAAAGATCCGAACATGACACTGAAGCTTAA
- a CDS encoding uncharacterized protein (COG:E; EggNog:ENOG503P15Z), whose translation MEPVLTQAYGYGFAVGLGAAFALLMGFITRVLSKYLGQTQNSERFSTASRSVKSGLIASSTVSAWTWPATLLSSGAWSYSHGISGGFLYGIGGTFQITLFLFLAIQLKKKAPSAHTVSECFYIRFGKAGHWCFLVYCISNNVISAACMLLGGSQGFAATTGMHVVAASFLLPMNVVAYTALGGLKATFVSDWIHTVIIFGVLLATCYTIYCSSPLIGSPGKMYDLLQEVQAVFPSETGQSYLSFHDKSMILLAWSVAIGALSSVFGDPGYSQRAIAADSSSVFEGYLMGGLCWYIIPFALGSSGGLATRALLTNPKSVTYPNALTQEEVNSGLPVIYAMTSLWGKSGAAAGLVTLFMSVTSSTSAELIAFSSVSTYDIYRTYINPNASGKQLVRMAHMTVCGFGLFTAVLATVFNYIGVTVGWLISFLGIILTPSVSAVTYTLFWPKMTKLSLVIGCPLATLTGIAAWIAGTYCYSNGIIDKDTLNGSTATFIGNISALMSAAIYIPVISFIKLDKEPFDMSKLNSEMTVGDDVDKEGKEALIVTESIDKLLNRQSFLTILINIFLFFGIYIVLCVSLYGIKKDFSKSSFVGLMIVMLIWLVVAAAYIIVYPLWQGRFSIAKLVRLMLGMDHMVEEKSEVEDLSQGGKGRMHAASSISTPQSDSKEQLEIPDYLSVRGQNDAPEYFGPASNYSFVNQLNRVLQQLDNSNDDENKGLDRFGMGPSVLDQSNTDFSVDEISTDTMNRLLVAFLETWSVTCPIFEAPQLFNLASHTWKSPSSTPNDRALLYLVLALGASTSYFDVDESNADVFPLARGFFNLALHAVPGISSQTSFEAVRVVFLMSLCACALGDTALSYVYSGIAVRISLAIGLHKNSVVTRSPDYAHRQRVWVSIWQFEHYWSFCVGRPSSLGESVTAPEVKKEDFTYSGYGETNSFITTSEHMKLRVQFATSLTKINMELYSSKNDLLTILSKVEYFSSEIDNAYFASSDTQITQAKIEDGVEFVKIERIREWFWIRIYYLYIKLIIFRPFLIFSVYLTNTSADVSQSIRDKIKAGADTCVEVAIELSDFIIKLNKKVRMLQPVLFISSYLESTSTVLLFYTVSSLASISDVLARRIWNALQVTRSFLNGSYGYYIGSPKIMARDGLESLHEVLTKKDTDDRKTYLDKIMSAVSVSSPTPQEFQDEMGLEAFWMQTLDWISYS comes from the exons ATGGAACCAGTTCTTACTCAAGCCTACGGGTATGGATTTGCAGTCGGATTGGGTGCAGCGTTTGCTCTTTTGATGGGCTTTATTACTCGAGTTCTCTCGAAATACTTGGGACAAACCCAGAACTCTGAACGGTTTTCAACCGCTTCCAGAAGTGTCAAATCAGGTTTAATTGCTTCCAGTACAGTGTCAGCATGGACTTGGCCTGCAACGCTTCTTAGTTCAGGAGCCTGGTCTTATAGCCATGGTATTAGTGGTGGGTTTTTATACGGAATTGGAGGAACCTTTCAGATTACCctctttttgtttttggcaaTTCAGCTTAAGAAAAAAGCTCCTTCAGCCCACACAGTATCGGAATGCTTCTACATCCGGTTTGGAAAAGCTGGACATTGGTGCTTTTTGGTGTACTGCATTTCTAATAACGTTATCAGTGCTGCTTGTATGCTTTTAGGTGGTTCGCAAGGTTTTGCGGCCACTACCGGAATGCATGTGGTAGCAGCTAGTTTCTTGTTACCCATGAATGTTGTGGCATACACGGCATTGGGAGGTTTGAAAGCTACATTTGTGTCCGATTGGATCCACACGGTTATTATTTTCGGGGTTTTACTTGCAACCTGTTACACCATCTACTGCTCATCTCCGCTCATTGGATCTCCAGGAAAGATGTACGATCTTTTACAGGAAGTACAGGCGGTTTTCCCGCTGGAGACCGGCCAAAGTTACCTTTCATTCCACGATAAGTCGATGATCTTACTTGCTTGGTCTGTGGCCATTGGAGCTCTTAGTTCTGTCTTTGGAGACCCAGGGTACTCTCAGAGAGCCATTGCCGCAGACTCTTCCAGTGTGTTTGAAGGATACTTAATGGGCGGACTTTGCTGGTACATCATTCCTTTTGCCCTTGGGCTGTCCGGGGGTTTAGCTACCAGGGCTTTACTTACTAATCCCAAGTCGGTGACTTATCCCAATGCCTTAACACAAGAAGAGGTCAATTCGGGGTTGCCAGTGATCTACGCGATGACTTCTCTTTGGGGTAAAAGTGGTGCGGCGGCCGGACTTGTAACGTTGTTTATGTCAGTGACGTCGTCGACTTCTGCTGAGCTTATTGCGTTTTCCTCCGTATCCACTTACGACATCTACAGAACATACATCAATCCTAATGCTTCTGGAAAGCAGTTAGTTCGGATGGCTCATATGACTGTGTGTGGATTTGGGTTGTTCACAGCCGTATTGGCCACGGTCTTTAACTACATTGGTGTCACCGTGGGATGGTTGATTAGTTTCTTGGGAATCATCTTGACTCCCTCAGTCAGTGCGGTAACATACACCTTATTTTGGCCCAAAATGACCAAGTTATCGTTGGTTATCGGATGTCCGCTTGCAACGTTAACTGGGATTGCCGCCTGGATTGCAGGAACTTATTGCTATTCGAACGGAATCATCGACAAGGACACTCTCAATGGATCAACCGCAACTTTCATTGGAAACATCTCTGCGTTGATGAGTGCTGCTATCTACATTCCAGTTATCTCTTTCATTAAACTTGACAAAGAACCCTTTGACATGAGCAAATTGAACAGTGAGATGACAGTGGGTGATGATGTCGATAAAGAGGGGAAGGAAGCGTTGATTGTCACCGAGAGCATTGacaagcttttgaacagGCAGTCTTTCTTGACAATATTGATCAAcatcttcctcttcttcggaATCTACATTGTTCTTTGTGTTTCGTTATACGGAATTAAGAAGGATTTCAGCAAGAGTTCGTTTGTAGGTCTTATGATTGTTATGTTGATATGGCTTGTGGTAGCTGCTGCATACATCATCGTCTACCCATTGTGGCAGGGAAGATTCTCGATTGCAAAATTGGTCAGACTTATGTTAGGAATGGACCATATGGTAGAGGAGAAATCGGAGGTAGAGGATCTTTCTCAGGGCGG GAAAGGTCGTATGCA TGCCGCAAGTTCTATTTCTAC ACCCCAATCCGACAGCAAAGAACAGCTTGAAATCCCGGACTATTTGTCAGTAAGGGGCCAGAATGATGCACCCGAGTATTTTGGTCCCGCCAGTAACTATTCGTTTGTCAACCAGCTAAATCGTGTTTTACAACAACTCGACAATTCCAACGACGATGAGAACAAAGGGCTTGACCGGTTTGGGATGGGTCCCAGCGTACTCGATCAGTCCAATACAGACTTTTCAGTAGACGAAATCAGCACCGACACCATGAATAGACTCCTAGTTGCATTCCTCGAAACATGGTCAGTGACATGTCCTATATTCGAAGCACCccaattgttcaacttaGCTTCACACACCTGGAAATCGCCTTCCAGCACCCCTAATGACCGTGCATTGCTCTACTTGGTTTTGGCTCTCGGAGCATCCACTTCTTACTTTGACGTTGATGAGAGCAATGCCGATGTTTTTCCATTGGCCAGAggattcttcaacttggcccTTCACGCGGTGCCTGGGATCTCGTCCCAGACTTCCTTTGAAGCCGTTCGAgtggtgtttttgatgaGCTTGTGTGCATGTGCTTTGGGAGATACGGCATTGTCTTATGTCTACTCCGGTATAGCAGTGCGAATACTGTTGGCAATAGGACTCCACAAAAACAGCGTGGTGACCCGTTCGCCAGACTATGCCCATCGTCAGAGAGTATGGGTATCCATCTGGCAGTTCGAGCACTACTGGAGTTTTTGTGTGGGAAGACCCAGCAGTTTGGGTGAAAGCGTCACCGCACCCGAAGTGAAAAAAGAAGACTTCACCTATTCTGGATATGGAGAGACCAACTCGTTCATCACTACGTCGGAGCATATGAAGCTCCGAGTGCAGTTTGCTACCTCGCTTACTAAAATCAACATGGAGTTGTACAGCTCGAAGAACGATCTTTTGACGATTTTGAGCAAAGTGGAATACTTTTCCAGTGAAATCGATAATGCCTACTTCGCCAGCAGTGATACGCAGATCACACAGGCAAAAATTGAGGATGGGGTAGAGTTTGTGAAGATTGAGCGTATCAGAGAGTGGTTTTGGATCAGAATCTACTATTTGTACATCAAGCTTATCATCTTCAGGCCCTTTCTCATATTCAGTGTGTATCTTACCAACACTAGTGCCGACGTGTCTCAGTCTATCAGGGACAAGATCAAGGCTGGTGCTGATACTTGTGTGGAGGTGGCGATTGAGTTGTCGGActttatcatcaagttgaacaagaaagtTCGCATGTTGCAGCCAGTATTGTTCATCAGCAGCTATCTTGAGAGCACATCCACGGTATTATTATTTTACACCGTCAGTAGTCTTGCCAGTATCTCCGATGTGTTGGCCCGTCGGATATGGAATGCATTGCAAGTTACTCGAAGCTTTTTGAATGGTTCGTATGGCTACTATATTGGATCTCCCAAGATTATGGCTCgtgatggacttgaatCTTTACATGAGGTATTGACGAAAAAGGACACCGATGACCGTAAAACTTACCTCGATAAGATCATGAGTGCAGTACTGGtgtcatcaccaacaccgCAGGAGTTTCAGGATGAGATGGGATTGGAGGCATTTTGGATGCAAACTCTTGATTGGATCAGTTATTCGTGA
- the BMT2 gene encoding 25S rRNA (adenine2142-N1)-methyltransferase (COG:B; EggNog:ENOG503P05N; BUSCO:EOG09263PWF) — translation MGLLKRNRSITQKQFAPKSLKPQHTRKLIRRFHVLLKNKAIILQKLAWDDNYESVLKGNHKQVYDNGTKTVHSEMFKLEHMNKSELVRTLGQIDGEIHKSGGLEVYQIASQQGQSNKRGSDSSKKLVEWLKSAYELQPHWKALEIGCLSPDNLISTSKLFESVVRIDLNSQHHLILQQDFMERPLPANHGEKFNLVSCSLVLNFVPTPKERGDMLRRITKFLVDPGENILSALFLVIPLPCVSNSRYLDYHKVKEIMEVLGLKERFYHESNKLAYWLFDWSGKTSATSVKKIELHRGGSRNNFAVVL, via the coding sequence ATGGGACTCTTGAAGAGAAACAGAAGTATCACGCAAAAGCAGTTTGCgccaaaatcattgaaacCACAACATACACGGAAGCTCATACGACGGTTTCATGTactcttgaaaaacaaaGCGATTATCCTCCAGAAACTTGCATGGGATGATAATTACGAGTCGGTTCTAAAAGgaaaccacaaacaagtATATGACAATGGCACGAAAACGGTTCATTCGGAGATGTTCAAGCTCGAGCATATGAACAAATCAGAGTTAGTTCGAACTCTAGGGCAAATAGATGGCGAGATTCACAAAAGTGGCGGTTTGGAAGTATATCAAATAGCGTCGCAGCAAGGACAAAGTAACAAAAGAGGAAGTGATTCGTCtaaaaagttggtggagtggCTCAAGCTGGCATATGAGCTACAACCACATTGGAAGGCGCTAGAAATCGGTTGCTTGAGTCCAGATAACTTGATTTCCACTAGTAAATTATTTGAATCCGTTGTCCGCATCGATCTCAATAGCCAGCACCATTTGATATTGCAACAAGATTTTATGGAACGGCCGCTTCCTGCCAACCACGGggagaagttcaacttggtatCCTGCTCTTTAGTGTTGAACTTCGTGCCAACGCCTAAGGAACGGGGTGATATGCTTCGTCGTATtaccaagttcttggttGATCCGGGTGAAAACATCTTATCAGCGTTATTTTTGGTAATTCCATTGCCGTGTGTGTCAAACTCAAGATACTTGGACTACCACAAAGTCAAGGAGATTATGGAGGTGCTTGGGCTCAAGGAACGGTTTTATCATGAGTCGAACAAATTGGCTTACTGGCTTTTTGACTGGAGCGGAAAGACCTCTGCCACATCggtgaagaagattgagCTACATAGAGGGGGGAGCAGAAATAACTTTGCTGTGGTGCTATAG
- a CDS encoding mitochondrial 37S ribosomal protein mS33 (COG:I; EggNog:ENOG503PR04), whose product MPQRQTSEYIEDLEEAFRIVKVDEETYVGAHPLRLPIGAARGVYGGNTIAQALLVGITSSPADFTPLAFHSYFIGPGKASTPMTFKVLKINDDGDIINRSIHAIQDGEIKFTALVTCIRKGAAVDDTFDFQKHPQPSHHQYRDPGALHTLRHTDYIRNAYTDEFVDPTLVPEEKALSPADRWINIWSGIHQHNNQFKDPRFGLVGIGGVSDSAFLTTLARVLHAPWNPTETKAFQEVDLDKDAKLLMNISLNMLHIFHYNAMSLDHHIYFHTQDSSDFDICNDWLTFNYQARRVSNNRTLVRGYFYNKSGKKLATVAQEGLTLAFKGFDTIPEETTNYKDFQVNMSVVLKKLPTKERLLQAKKLSAEIFGEIWNPQSVRNGAKILRAPLKGPEVVKYYGTNDSMPTFKDFKEWFPELKLVDPREEIRMNMVISRKKRNKGAPKKKSS is encoded by the exons ATGCCTCAGAGACAGACCCTGGAATACATCGAGGACCTCGAAGAGGCTTTCCGTATCGTCAAGGTGGACGAAGAAACTTACGTGGGTGCCCACCCGTTGCGGCTCCCCATTGGTGCTGCCAGAGGTGTTTATGGAGGTAACACCATTGCACAGGCCCTTTTAGTGGGAATCACCAGCTCACCCGCCGACTTCACGCCGCTCGCCTTTCACTCGTACTTCATTGGTCCCGGGAAGGCGTCGACGCCCATGACCTTCAAAGtcctcaaaatcaatgatgaCGGAGATATTATCAACAGATCCATTCACGCCATTCAGGACGGAGAAATCAAATTCACGGCGCTTGTGACTTGTATCCGCAAAGGCGCTGCGGTCGACGACACATTCGACTTCCAGAAACACCCACAACCatcccatcaccaatacCGCGATCCTGGTGCTCTCCACACGCTTCGGCACACTGACTACATTCGAAACGCATATACCGACGAGTTTGTGGACCCGACATTGGTACCAGAGGAGAAGGCGTTAAGCCCAGCTGACAGGTGGATCAATATCTGGAGCGGGATCCACCAGCACAACAACCAGTTCAAAGATCCAAGATTTGGGCTTGTGGGAATTGGCGGTGTGAGCGACAGCGCGTTTCTCACCACCTTAGCGCGGGTGTTGCACGCGCCCTGGAACCCTACCGAGACGAAAGCGTTCCAGGAGGTGGACTTGGACAAGGATGCAAAATTATTGATGAACATATCTTTGAACATGTTGCATATTTTCCACTATAACGCTATGTCTTTGGATCATCATATTTATTTTCACACGCAAGACTCGAGCGACTTTGATATTTGCAACGACTGGCTCACGTTTAATTATCAGGCCCGCAGGGTGTCGAATAATCGGACTTTGGTGAGAGGGTATTTTTATAACAAAAGCGGGAAAAAGCTCGCGACGGTGGCCCAGGAGGGCTTGACATTGGCGTTCAAGGGGTTTGACACCATTCCCGAAGAAACCACAAATTACAAGGACTTTCAGGTGAA CATGTCTGttgtgttgaagaagttgccaaccaaagaaagacTTCTTCAGGCAAAGAAGTTGTCTGCCGAAATCTTCGGTGAGATATGGAACCCCCAAAGTGTCAGAAATGGGGCAAAAATATTAAGAGCCCCCTTGAAGGGCCCTGAAGTCGTCAAGTACTACGGAACTAACGACTCGATGCCAAccttcaaagatttcaaagaaTGGTTCCCcgaattgaagttggttgaCCCAAGAGAAGAGATTCGTATGAACATGGTTATAAgcagaaagaagagaaataAGGGTGccccaaagaagaagtccagTTGA
- a CDS encoding amidase (COG:I,J,T; EggNog:ENOG503NTYP) has translation MTAKSWKDIALQKQTARNSCIPAKWVNGSLKQDMETAGYTNTREYLDSILDPEETSIVNLTMVSLISKISSGELSSVQVAEAYCHRAMLVHQILNCCSEIFVDKALEKAQELDEYYKKYGKVVGPLHGVPISLKDQFDIPGLDSSLGYVSLTGKPKTEISLLAGFLEKAGAVFYVKTTVPMAMMAPETVSNVNGYTFNSLNNKLTCGGSSGGEGALIAAGGSPMGFGTDLGGSIRIPASFQGLYALKPSTNRFSYLRISNSYSGQGAIPSVVGPMARSLQDIEYIAKLVLNGGLWETDPKVLPIPFREIEMSKLVIGIWKFDGKILPHPPLLRALHETSAALKAHGHEVVEIDFPSLQIIEVADRVYKADEGREVFEECKVSGEPIVPAVKPLITSTPGHQPLSVNEWWDVDNQSYVCKQQFLKFWSETAGLTNSGRPIDAIICPVWPSGAFLPGGPAAMNYSCPFNLLESPCAVLPVATASKTLDPVNTGYVPFDETDMLIQKAYDPELQDGLPVCLQVVGKKLDDEKVLAIASVVKSCLVADRGRF, from the coding sequence ATGACTGCCAAACTGTGGAAAGATATTGCTCTTCAAAAGCAAACTGCTCGCAATAGCTGTATTCCTGCCAAATGGGTTAACGGTTCTCTCAAGCAGGATATGGAAACGGCAGGATATACAAACACCAGAGAGTATTTGGACTCAATTCTTGATCCTGAAGAAACGAGCATCGTCAACTTGACAATGGTGTCTCTCATCAGTAAAATTAGTCTGGGAGAACTCTCTAGTGTTCAGGTAGCAGAAGCCTACTGCCATAGAGCCATGTTGGTCCACCAGATCTTAAACTGTTGCAGCGAAATCTTTGTTGACAAGGCATTGGAAAAAGCCCAAGAGCTTGATGAGTATTACAAGAAGTATGGGAAGGTAGTTGGCCCGTTGCATGGGGTTCCAATTTCGCTTAAGGACCAATTTGACATTCCAGGATTAGATTCTCTGTTGGGGTATGTTTCCTTAACAGGGAAGCCAAAGACTGAGATAAGCTTATTAGCAGGATTTTTGGAGAAAGCAGGTGCCGTTTTCTATGTCAAGACTACAGTTCCCATGGCTATGATGGCTCCCGAGACTGTCTCCAACGTTAACGGGTACACCTTTAACTCGCTCAACAATAAATTGACTTGCGGAGGATCTTCTGGAGGAGAGGGAGCTCTCATTGCGGCCGGTGGTTCCCCCATGGGATTTGGAACTGACCTCGGAGGTAGTATTCGGATTCCAGCCTCTTTCCAAGGCCTTTATGCCTTGAAACCTTCTACAAATAGGTTTTCATACTTGAGGATTTCCAATTCTTACAGCGGCCAAGGAGCTATTCCTTCGGTAGTTGGACCTATGGCCAGATCTTTACAAGATATTGAGTATATTGCCAAGCTTGTTCTTAACGGGGGTCTTTGGGAAACCGATCCTAAAGTGTTGCCAATTCCGTTCAGAGAAATTGAAATGTCAAAACTCGTGATCGGCATCTGGAAGTTCGACGGGAAAATCTTGCCCCATCCACCACTTTTACGGGCATTGCATGAAACTTCAGCAGCCTTAAAGGCCCACGGACATGAAGTCGTGGAGATAGATTTCCCGAGCTTGCAGATTATAGAGGTTGCAGACCGGGTTTACAAAGCTGATGAAGGACGTGAAGTTTTCGAAGAATGTAAAGTTTCAGGTGAACCTATAGTTCCAGCTGTGAAACCACTTATAACCAGCACTCCTGGTCACCAACCATTGAGTGTTAACGAATGGTGGGATGTAGATAACCAACTGTACGTGTGCAAACAGCAGTTCCTCAAGTTTTGGAGCGAAACTGCCGGATTAACGAATTCCGGCAGACCAATCGACGCGATTATATGCCCGGTTTGGCCATCTGGAGCATTCTTGCCTGGAGGTCCAGCCGCTATGAATTATTCATGTCCATTCAACCTCCTTGAATCTCCATGTGCTGTTTTACCTGTGGCAACTGCCTCAAAGACTCTTGACCCTGTCAATACTGGATATGTGCCATTTGATGAAACTGACATGCTCATCCAGAAGGCATACGACCCGGAGTTGCAAGATGGGTTACCTGTTTGCTTACAAGTCGTAGGCAAAAAACTTGATGACGAGAAAGTCCTTGCTATCGCTTCGGTCGTTAAATCTTGTTTGGTGGCAGACAGGGGTAGATTTTAG
- a CDS encoding uncharacterized protein (COG:U; EggNog:ENOG503P9Y7) codes for MNDSTANMSAFHTPLKRLPDRPINLELESKLQREPPCKAVPEVSPQEELKPLNEIAIQLSKTKLTNKQNDLFSRSSSKKSVYYKPPSSSNIDNQFGIKSFLPPIIKRNYPLMATPTPEQQDLDTEQTSIPTGEWENPVIQQALGRQVNRAVEIKRISTGVVVILWIQLVKKVVSVNILHYPVSVIVLAQVLVILRCVYRLFKLKDQCVDLPLNNKQRVLLGLDTLDEDVDVKVEKARYSQFGFT; via the coding sequence ATGAATGATTCTACTGCTAATATGAGTGCATTCCATACCCCGTTGAAGCGGCTACCTGACCGAcccatcaacttggagttggagtcgAAGCTTCAAAGGGAGCCCCCGTGTAAGGCAGTGCCTGAAGTCTCCCCTCAAGAAGAGTTAAAACCGTTGAATGAGATTGCAATCCAGCTCTCCAAAACAAAACtaacaaacaaacaaaatgACTTGTTTAGTCGGTCATCTTCTAAAAAGTCCGTATACTACAAGCCTccgtcatcatcaaacaTCGATAACCAGTTCGGTATCAAGAGCTTTCTTCCTCCTATTATCAAAAGGAATTATCCTCTTATGGCCACACCTACACCagaacaacaagatcttgataCTGAACAGACATCTATACCTACGGGCGAGTGGGAAAACCCCGTGATACAACAAGCTTTGGGCCGTCAGGTGAATCGGGCGGTTGAGATCAAGCGTATATCAACAGGAGTGGTGGTAATACTATGGATCcagttggtcaagaagGTTGTGTCAGTCAATATCCTTCATTATCCGGTTAGTGTGATCGTTTTGGCTCaggtgttggtgattttgcGATGTGTTTACCggttgttcaaattgaaggacCAGTGTGTGGACTTGCCGTTGAATAATAAACAGAGAGTATTGCTCGGTCTTGACACTCTTGATGAGGATGTTGATGTCAAGGTGGAAAAAGCCCGGTACAGCCAGTTCGGATTCACGTAA